A window of Nodularia sp. LEGE 06071 contains these coding sequences:
- a CDS encoding ABC1 kinase family protein, giving the protein MIVKTLPPNSQKTEDEPQVTEVLTENGQSTLVVRSPKRITDQKSETEAILYDPQEIGEYYRHRPLKVLQRIVAVLGPTLSFVFGLWWDGRRGIVVKTDHRRAVQLRELLTKLGPAYIKIGQALSTRPDLVPPAYLEELTRLQDQLPPFANEIAYQFIEEELGAPPPEIYAELSPQPIAAASLGQVYKGKLKTGEEVAIKVQRPDLREKIAVDLFILRQLAAWVKNRVKRIRSDLVGILDELGDRIFEEMDYIHEGENAERFFELYGHIEDIYVPKIYWEYTNRRVLTMEWINGIKLTQTAEINAQGIDARYLIEVGVQCSLRQLLEHGFFHADPHPGNLLATPEGKLAYLDFGMMSEVQPPQRYGLIEAIVHVVNRDFEGLANDYVKLDFLSPETDLTPIIPAFARVFADAQGASVADLNIKSITDELSALMYEYPFRVPPYYALIIRSLVTLEGIAIYIDPEFKVLSEAYPYVAKRLLTDEAPQLRTSLQNLLFKDQRFRWNRLENLLRNAKKNQDYDFNLVLNQGVEFLSSERGSFIRDRLVDEFVNGLNAVGKNVLHNFTYVLRERVGLTAVNETPGATVEQQQTLEHIKNILNILQATRGFDPLQLAPQLAQLLVNPGVQRLGQQVTNRLTQKALARLIRELLAAEEVNNSQGGALQKPARASLPARV; this is encoded by the coding sequence ATGATTGTTAAGACACTTCCCCCGAATTCCCAAAAAACCGAGGACGAACCACAAGTGACTGAAGTATTAACAGAAAATGGCCAATCAACCTTGGTTGTTCGTTCACCAAAACGCATAACTGACCAAAAGTCAGAGACTGAGGCCATACTTTACGATCCCCAAGAGATAGGAGAATATTATCGCCACCGCCCCCTGAAAGTTTTGCAGCGGATTGTCGCAGTGTTGGGGCCGACACTTTCATTTGTTTTTGGGTTGTGGTGGGATGGCCGACGGGGAATAGTCGTGAAAACAGACCACCGTCGAGCTGTTCAGCTGCGAGAATTACTGACGAAATTAGGGCCTGCTTACATTAAAATTGGACAGGCTTTATCCACTAGACCGGATTTGGTTCCCCCGGCATATTTAGAAGAATTAACGAGGTTACAAGACCAATTACCGCCTTTTGCTAACGAAATTGCTTACCAATTCATTGAAGAAGAATTGGGCGCACCACCCCCGGAGATTTACGCCGAACTCTCGCCCCAGCCAATTGCCGCAGCTTCTTTGGGGCAAGTTTATAAAGGTAAACTAAAAACTGGTGAAGAAGTCGCCATTAAAGTCCAACGCCCTGATTTAAGAGAAAAAATTGCCGTTGACTTGTTTATTTTGCGTCAACTCGCCGCTTGGGTAAAAAACCGAGTTAAAAGAATCCGCAGTGATTTAGTTGGTATTCTCGATGAATTAGGCGATCGCATCTTTGAAGAGATGGATTATATTCATGAGGGAGAAAATGCCGAACGCTTTTTTGAGCTATATGGTCATATAGAAGACATTTACGTTCCCAAGATTTACTGGGAATACACCAATCGTCGCGTCCTGACGATGGAGTGGATAAACGGCATAAAATTAACCCAAACTGCCGAAATTAACGCCCAAGGCATAGATGCTCGTTATCTGATTGAAGTGGGTGTGCAATGCTCTCTGCGTCAGCTCCTAGAACACGGATTTTTCCATGCTGACCCCCACCCAGGTAATTTGTTAGCCACACCAGAAGGTAAACTGGCTTATCTCGACTTTGGGATGATGAGTGAGGTACAGCCGCCCCAACGCTATGGTTTAATTGAAGCGATCGTTCACGTTGTTAACCGTGACTTTGAAGGTTTAGCCAACGACTACGTAAAGTTAGATTTTCTCTCACCAGAGACAGACTTAACCCCAATTATTCCAGCATTTGCGAGAGTATTCGCTGATGCTCAAGGAGCCAGTGTTGCTGACTTGAACATCAAAAGCATCACTGATGAACTTTCAGCTTTGATGTATGAGTATCCTTTCCGTGTTCCTCCCTACTACGCTTTAATTATTCGCTCCCTGGTAACTTTGGAAGGGATTGCGATATATATAGATCCCGAATTCAAAGTTCTCAGCGAAGCTTATCCTTATGTTGCGAAACGCCTGTTAACCGACGAAGCACCACAATTAAGAACATCGCTGCAAAATTTGCTGTTTAAAGATCAAAGATTCCGGTGGAATCGGTTAGAAAACCTGTTACGCAATGCTAAGAAAAATCAGGATTACGACTTCAACCTAGTTTTAAACCAGGGGGTAGAATTTCTGTCTTCTGAACGTGGTTCATTTATTCGCGACAGGCTAGTAGATGAATTTGTGAATGGACTCAATGCTGTAGGCAAAAATGTTCTGCACAACTTCACTTATGTATTGCGAGAACGAGTAGGTTTGACAGCAGTTAACGAAACCCCTGGAGCGACAGTTGAGCAACAACAAACCTTAGAGCATATTAAAAATATTTTAAATATTCTCCAAGCCACCCGTGGTTTTGACCCACTACAACTAGCACCCCAACTGGCGCAATTGTTAGTAAATCCAGGTGTACAGCGTTTGGGTCAGCAAGTTACTAATCGCTTGACACAAAAAGCCCTCGCCCGGTTAATTCGTGAGTTATTAGCAGCGGAAGAAGTCAACAACAGTCAAGGTGGTGCGTTACAGAAACCTGCAAGAGCATCTTTACCTGCAAGAGTGTAG
- a CDS encoding phosphorylase: protein MAQGKIFLKPGTLWKTIKEQTEKALECGALLSIPTDFEFVEQNGIKFLVRILSNLTRKDTAKQQQNQKTNPFLPYEKDLFVADISPTHVCLLNKFNVVDYHLLIITRAFEEQEKLLTLSDFAAMWACLAEFEGLAFYNGGKIAGASQPHKHLQIVPLPLTPSGLQIPMEPLLKSAQFADSVTTIPGLPFVHALAKLDPNWSNSPLTAAAATLELYQSLLSAVGLEADEDNRQSGAYNLLATREWMLIVPRSHEDFDSISVNSLGFAGALLVRNEQQMQIIKEQKPMTILQNVALRVV, encoded by the coding sequence ATAGCACAGGGAAAAATATTCCTGAAACCTGGCACTTTATGGAAAACTATTAAAGAGCAGACTGAAAAAGCTTTGGAATGTGGAGCGCTGCTGTCAATACCGACAGATTTTGAATTTGTCGAGCAGAATGGCATCAAATTTTTAGTCAGAATTTTATCCAATCTTACCCGCAAAGACACAGCCAAGCAGCAGCAAAATCAAAAAACTAATCCCTTTCTACCCTATGAAAAAGATTTATTCGTAGCGGATATTTCGCCGACTCATGTTTGTCTATTGAACAAATTCAACGTTGTTGACTATCACCTGCTGATTATTACCCGCGCCTTTGAAGAACAGGAAAAATTACTCACTCTGTCAGATTTTGCTGCTATGTGGGCGTGTCTGGCTGAGTTTGAGGGTTTGGCGTTCTACAACGGTGGTAAAATTGCTGGAGCCAGTCAGCCACATAAACATCTGCAAATCGTCCCCTTACCATTAACACCGTCAGGGCTGCAAATACCGATGGAACCGCTACTGAAATCAGCACAATTTGCAGATTCCGTGACAACTATACCGGGATTGCCTTTTGTCCATGCTTTAGCGAAATTAGACCCAAATTGGAGTAATTCCCCGTTAACAGCCGCAGCAGCCACACTGGAGCTATATCAGAGCTTATTGAGTGCTGTGGGTTTAGAAGCAGATGAGGACAATAGACAATCTGGGGCTTACAATCTTTTAGCTACACGAGAATGGATGTTGATTGTACCGCGATCGCACGAGGATTTTGATTCTATATCTGTGAACTCCTTGGGATTTGCGGGGGCGTTGCTGGTGCGAAACGAACAACAAATGCAGATAATTAAAGAACAAAAGCCAATGACTATTTTGCAGAATGTGGCTTTACGAGTGGTATAG
- the recN gene encoding DNA repair protein RecN, with the protein MLLCLRIQNFALIDQLELEFGAGLNVLTGETGAGKSIILDAIDAALGGKVSSRVIRTGTNRSMVEATFTSNPPLTAWLIEQEIDLIEDNCVIVSREITATTSNIRSRSRVNGVLVNRQIMGGLRDRLVEITAQGQTVQVGQSAQVREWLDVYGGDSLLQQRQIIATAFSNYQKAHQVLEKRRTSERERLQQLDLLTYQIQELGAANLQDPQEWEQLVQERERLNHVVELQQMSYKVYQSLYQNDDETPAAADLLGDSEATLTDMVEYDVQLQPLLDLVRDAQTVMIEVGRQINAYGSSLEADPQRLEEVEERIQELKQICRKYGPTLTEAIAYYQRIQGELAELNDSEQSIESLEQQETACSAQLTQACAKLTKLRRQTAAHLESQLLCELKPLAMEKVKFQVEIAATSPTATGADKITFMFSPNPGEPLQPLIAIASGGEMSRFLLALKACFCQVDAAETMVFDEIDVGVSGRVAQAIAEKLHQLSQSNQVLCVTHQPLVAAMADRHFRVDKQTITQGNNTEQRTVVRVTNLENLSHRREELAQLAGGKSATDAIAFAESLLLQAAHHRRQEIN; encoded by the coding sequence ATGTTACTTTGCCTGCGAATCCAAAATTTTGCCCTGATTGATCAGCTAGAACTGGAATTTGGCGCTGGACTCAATGTCCTGACAGGTGAAACCGGCGCGGGAAAGTCGATTATCTTGGATGCTATTGATGCGGCTTTGGGTGGTAAAGTCTCTAGTCGAGTCATTCGCACTGGTACGAATCGCTCAATGGTAGAAGCTACTTTTACATCTAATCCTCCCTTAACGGCTTGGTTGATTGAACAAGAAATTGATTTAATTGAAGATAACTGTGTAATAGTCAGCCGAGAAATTACTGCCACTACTAGTAATATCCGCAGTCGGTCGCGGGTGAATGGGGTGTTGGTAAATCGGCAGATTATGGGCGGACTGCGCGATCGCCTTGTGGAAATTACCGCCCAAGGTCAAACTGTACAGGTGGGACAATCCGCCCAAGTTAGGGAATGGTTAGATGTGTATGGTGGCGACTCGCTGCTACAACAACGTCAAATCATCGCTACAGCTTTTAGTAATTACCAAAAAGCCCATCAAGTATTAGAAAAACGCCGGACATCAGAACGGGAACGTCTCCAGCAACTCGACTTACTTACCTATCAAATACAGGAATTGGGCGCTGCTAATCTCCAAGATCCCCAGGAATGGGAACAACTGGTGCAAGAACGGGAACGCCTCAATCATGTTGTTGAATTGCAACAGATGAGTTACAAGGTTTATCAATCCTTGTATCAAAACGATGATGAAACCCCAGCCGCCGCAGATTTATTGGGGGACAGCGAAGCCACATTAACTGACATGGTAGAGTACGATGTCCAACTGCAACCTTTGTTGGATTTGGTTAGAGATGCTCAAACTGTGATGATTGAGGTGGGAAGACAAATTAATGCTTACGGAAGTAGTTTGGAAGCTGATCCCCAACGTTTGGAAGAAGTAGAAGAACGCATTCAAGAATTAAAACAAATTTGTCGCAAGTATGGTCCGACTCTCACAGAAGCGATCGCATACTATCAACGCATCCAAGGGGAATTGGCAGAACTCAATGACAGCGAACAATCTATTGAAAGCTTAGAACAACAGGAAACAGCTTGTTCTGCACAGCTAACTCAAGCTTGTGCAAAGTTAACTAAATTGCGTCGTCAAACCGCAGCACATTTAGAATCTCAATTGCTGTGTGAATTGAAGCCTTTAGCGATGGAAAAGGTGAAGTTTCAGGTAGAGATAGCGGCTACTTCGCCCACAGCCACAGGTGCAGACAAAATTACCTTTATGTTTAGCCCGAATCCTGGGGAACCACTGCAACCTTTGATTGCGATCGCCTCTGGAGGGGAAATGAGTAGGTTTTTATTAGCACTAAAAGCGTGTTTTTGTCAAGTAGATGCCGCCGAAACAATGGTATTTGATGAAATTGATGTGGGAGTTTCTGGAAGAGTTGCTCAGGCGATCGCCGAAAAATTACATCAACTTAGTCAAAGTAACCAAGTATTATGTGTTACCCATCAGCCTTTAGTTGCAGCAATGGCTGACCGACATTTTCGTGTAGATAAGCAGACTATTACTCAAGGTAATAATACTGAGCAACGTACAGTGGTCCGAGTCACTAATTTAGAAAATCTCAGCCATCGCCGGGAAGAACTAGCGCAGTTAGCCGGTGGTAAGTCAGCCACAGATGCGATCGCTTTTGCAGAGTCTTTATTATTACAAGCAGCTCATCATCGTCGCCAAGAAATAAATTAG
- a CDS encoding sensor histidine kinase: protein MVNAVEAALINANNDCVYNCLLGVNILGIYKPSCSFLRLFRRNPMLSSSIVMSLIIILITLGAWILGLSILRTQKILQFFKTEPERLSWQIMFFLMIFFLGGYSLCIYLIIAKLIEWIPLLTGMVFFFGALFVFFSVTIYYHTLQRLFLVQKKYRKAKEKAESALFQLQETQQTQMQLIQRETMLALGTMVAGIAHEINNPVTFIHGNLEHLYEYTHDLLNILGIYASVYQNPDIKIVQALANSDLNFIKSDLPKLLNSIKVGTVRIGEIVQLLSNFSRLNEADYKKADIHQGIDSTLVILQHRLNCSCSNSKLILVIKEYGEILQLYCNPRCLNQVFLNIINNAIDALLKKATILSQTTDETPTIWIRTFNSQDNQIMISITDNGCGMSEEICQSIFKPFFTTKPAGQGTGLGLSISHQIIVEQHGGSIKCTSIANQETKIDIRLPIKQV from the coding sequence GTGGTTAACGCTGTTGAAGCCGCATTAATTAATGCTAACAACGATTGCGTATATAACTGTCTACTGGGCGTAAATATATTAGGAATTTACAAACCATCTTGCAGTTTTTTACGTCTATTTCGGCGCAATCCCATGTTAAGTTCTTCAATTGTTATGTCTTTGATTATCATCCTGATTACTCTTGGGGCTTGGATATTGGGACTATCCATTCTCAGGACTCAAAAAATTCTCCAATTCTTCAAGACAGAACCAGAAAGACTGAGTTGGCAAATCATGTTTTTCCTCATGATTTTTTTTCTGGGCGGTTATTCGTTATGCATCTATTTAATAATTGCGAAGCTGATTGAATGGATACCATTGCTCACTGGCATGGTTTTCTTTTTTGGAGCATTATTCGTCTTTTTTAGCGTTACTATCTACTACCACACACTGCAACGACTGTTTCTAGTACAGAAAAAATACCGCAAAGCTAAAGAAAAAGCAGAGTCAGCTTTATTTCAATTACAAGAAACTCAGCAAACTCAAATGCAATTAATTCAACGTGAAACTATGTTAGCGTTGGGAACAATGGTTGCTGGTATTGCCCACGAAATTAATAATCCAGTGACTTTTATTCATGGTAATTTAGAACATCTTTATGAGTACACCCATGACTTACTAAACATTCTAGGAATTTATGCTTCTGTATATCAAAATCCAGATATCAAAATTGTCCAAGCTCTTGCTAACAGCGACCTCAACTTTATCAAGAGCGACTTGCCAAAGCTGCTAAATTCGATAAAAGTTGGCACAGTTCGTATTGGGGAAATTGTACAATTGCTCTCAAATTTCTCACGTTTGAATGAAGCTGACTATAAAAAAGCTGACATACACCAGGGTATTGATAGTACACTGGTTATTTTGCAGCATCGGCTTAACTGTTCTTGTAGTAATAGCAAACTTATTTTAGTTATTAAAGAATACGGGGAAATTCTTCAGCTTTATTGTAATCCTCGCTGCTTAAATCAAGTATTTTTAAATATAATTAATAATGCCATTGATGCATTGCTTAAAAAAGCAACTATTCTTAGTCAAACTACAGATGAAACACCAACTATTTGGATTCGTACATTTAATTCTCAGGACAATCAAATCATGATCTCCATCACTGATAATGGTTGTGGTATGAGTGAAGAGATTTGCCAATCTATTTTTAAACCTTTTTTTACTACTAAGCCTGCTGGTCAAGGAACTGGTTTAGGTTTATCTATTAGCCATCAAATTATCGTTGAGCAACATGGAGGTTCTATCAAATGTACTTCCATTGCCAACCAGGAAACCAAAATCGATATTAGACTTCCGATTAAACAAGTATAA
- a CDS encoding VWA domain-containing protein has protein sequence MSYPIPSKMWQRVSILALFFLVPTVGIAVLHQSGTIAIPANQGSPANSILPNNPDYQALQALVKNYSCVVTVQNFGTSPVTRIEFATVLNNCLEATNSTTVPETDLKTLQRLQSEFAPELATLNNSLNELEARSNISPTQTPRERNQAQSTRKTSAPSMPSAYVQDQAVSRPSSPKLEVGSSMERMVAPESPTGGTFNTENYNRISDNPFHRVSNDPLSTFSIDVDTASYSNMRRFITQGQLPPKDAVRIEELINYFTYNYPQPRGDRPFSVTTEVTAAPWNPQHKLVQVGLQGKRLQNETLPPSNLVFLIDVSGSMNEPNKLPLVKQSLKLLVNELRPQDRVSLVVYSGNAGLVLPATSGSEKAEILAAIDRLEAGGSTAGGQGIELAYNIAKQSFLKSGNNRVILASDGDFNVGISSDGELTRLIEQKRDQGIFLTVLGFGTGNYKDSKMEQLANKGNGNYAYIDTLLEAKKVLVNDIRGTLFTIAKDVKIQVEFNPAKVQAYRLIGYENRLLQNQDFNDDQKDAGEIGAGHSVTALYEVIPTGVQSDVKLSDVDPLRYQRSGVTTPAENEMMLVKLRYKSPQDSTSQLITQTIRDSDSKSDQIPSTNLRFAAAVATFGMVLRDSEYKGNADLDLVMNLATQARGEDEEGYRSEFIRLVEQSRGLMTRN, from the coding sequence ATGTCTTACCCGATTCCGTCCAAAATGTGGCAGCGAGTTAGTATTTTAGCACTATTTTTCTTAGTACCAACAGTAGGAATTGCAGTTTTACATCAGTCTGGGACAATTGCCATTCCCGCTAATCAAGGTAGTCCAGCCAACTCGATTCTACCCAATAATCCGGACTACCAAGCACTCCAGGCATTAGTCAAAAATTATAGTTGTGTCGTCACCGTCCAAAACTTTGGCACTTCTCCTGTAACCCGGATAGAGTTTGCTACAGTCTTGAATAATTGTTTAGAAGCAACTAACTCGACAACAGTTCCCGAAACAGACCTAAAAACCCTGCAACGCTTACAGAGCGAATTTGCACCAGAGTTAGCAACCCTAAATAATTCGCTCAATGAATTAGAAGCTCGTAGTAACATCAGTCCTACTCAAACTCCCAGAGAACGTAATCAAGCTCAGTCTACCCGCAAGACTTCAGCCCCTAGTATGCCGTCTGCATATGTCCAAGATCAAGCCGTTAGCCGTCCGAGTAGCCCTAAACTCGAAGTTGGTAGCAGTATGGAGCGAATGGTCGCCCCTGAATCCCCAACAGGTGGTACATTTAACACTGAGAACTATAACCGGATTTCAGATAATCCTTTTCATCGCGTCAGTAATGACCCTCTTTCCACCTTTTCTATAGATGTAGATACAGCATCCTACAGTAATATGCGCCGGTTTATTACTCAAGGGCAATTGCCACCCAAAGATGCTGTGCGGATAGAGGAATTGATTAACTATTTTACTTATAATTATCCTCAACCAAGAGGCGATCGCCCTTTTTCTGTCACCACTGAAGTTACTGCTGCTCCCTGGAATCCTCAACACAAGCTGGTACAGGTAGGTTTGCAAGGTAAACGGTTACAGAATGAAACCTTACCACCCAGTAATTTAGTATTTCTGATTGATGTTTCTGGTTCTATGAATGAACCCAACAAATTACCCTTGGTAAAACAATCTCTGAAATTGCTAGTGAATGAACTGCGTCCTCAAGACCGAGTAAGTTTGGTAGTTTATTCAGGAAATGCTGGATTAGTATTACCTGCTACCTCTGGTAGTGAGAAAGCAGAAATTCTGGCGGCCATTGACCGCTTAGAAGCGGGAGGTTCTACGGCTGGTGGTCAGGGGATTGAATTAGCTTACAATATAGCCAAACAAAGCTTTCTCAAGTCTGGGAATAATAGAGTAATTTTAGCTAGCGATGGAGATTTTAACGTCGGCATTTCTAGTGATGGTGAATTGACGAGATTAATTGAACAAAAGCGAGATCAGGGAATTTTCCTCACAGTTCTGGGATTTGGGACTGGTAACTATAAAGACTCAAAAATGGAGCAACTAGCTAATAAGGGTAACGGCAATTACGCCTACATTGATACCTTATTGGAAGCTAAAAAAGTCCTAGTTAATGACATTCGGGGAACTCTGTTTACCATTGCCAAGGATGTGAAAATTCAGGTAGAGTTTAATCCCGCTAAAGTCCAAGCATACCGCTTGATTGGCTACGAAAACCGCCTGCTGCAAAACCAAGATTTCAATGATGATCAAAAAGATGCAGGGGAAATTGGGGCTGGTCATTCGGTCACAGCACTGTATGAGGTGATTCCCACTGGTGTACAGAGTGATGTGAAGCTATCGGATGTAGACCCATTGAGGTATCAGCGTTCTGGTGTAACTACCCCAGCCGAGAATGAGATGATGTTGGTCAAACTCCGCTATAAATCACCCCAGGACAGCACGAGTCAACTGATTACCCAAACTATCCGAGATAGTGACTCTAAATCTGACCAAATACCTTCCACTAATCTGAGATTTGCGGCTGCGGTGGCGACTTTTGGAATGGTGCTGCGGGACTCTGAATATAAGGGGAATGCAGATTTGGATTTGGTGATGAATTTGGCAACTCAAGCTAGGGGAGAAGACGAAGAGGGCTATCGGAGTGAGTTTATTCGCTTGGTTGAGCAATCTAGGGGGTTGATGACTAGGAATTGA